Proteins encoded by one window of Chrysemys picta bellii isolate R12L10 chromosome 10, ASM1138683v2, whole genome shotgun sequence:
- the LOC135973988 gene encoding uncharacterized protein LOC135973988 yields the protein MQSSPAVMAMQSVNRKRAPAWTDREVLDLIAVWGDESVLSELRSKRRNAKIYEKISKDMAERGYSRDATQCRVKIKELRQGYQKTKEANGRSGSHPQTSRFYEALHSILGAAATTTPPVTVDSEDGILSTAGSSDMLGDGEDEEGDEEGEAVGSSHNADFPDSQDLFITLTEIPYEASPAITPDTESGEGSATPSATVSQPSLESHSQRLARIRRRKKRTREDMFSELMASSQAQAAQQTQWRENLTRMHQANMDREERWRQEDQQATLTLLGLLREQTDTLRRLVDVLQERRQEDRAPLQSISNRPPPPPSPIPTSPKVQRRRGGRVPANSHSTPAESSSSRRLSFPKI from the exons atgcagagctctccagcagtgatggccatgcagtctgtgaatagaaagagagccccagcatggactgatcgtgaagtcttggatctcatcgctgtgtggggcgatgagtccgtgctttccgagctgcgatccaaaagaaggaatgcaaagatctacgagaagatctctaaagacatggcagagagaggatacagccgggatgcaacgcagtgccgcgtgaaaatcaaggagctgagacaagggtaccagaagaccaaagaggcaaacggacgctccggatcccatccccagacatcccgtttctacgaggcactgcattccatcctcggtgctgccgccaccactaccccaccagtgaccgtggactctgaggatgggatactgtccacggccggttcctcagacatgttaggggacggggaagatgaggaaggagatgaggagggcgaggcagttggcagctctcacaacgctgatttccccgacagccaggatctcttcatcacccttacagagatcccctacgaagcgtccccagccattaccccggacacagaatctggtgaaggatcagcca ccccgtctgcgactgtctcacaacctagcctggaatcacactcccagaggctagcgcggattaggcgtaggaagaagaggacacgggaggacatgttctctgagcttatggcctcttcccaagcccaggcagcacagcagacccagtggcgggagaacttgacccgaatgcaccaagccaacatggatcgggaggagaggtggcggcaggaagaccagcaggcgactctaacgctgcttggactactgagggagcaaacggacacactccggcgccttgtggatgttctgcaggaacggaggcaggaggacagagccccgctgcagtccatctctaaccgccctcccccgccaccaagtcccatacccacctcacccaaagtgcaaagaaggagaggcggcagagtccctgctaactctcactccacccctgcagagagctctagtagcagaaggctctcatttcccaaaatttga